From Paenibacillus physcomitrellae, the proteins below share one genomic window:
- a CDS encoding GxGYxYP domain-containing protein: MIDESGDMRLLLSTLQGIVNRSEPRIYLLENEEEGKTTWLNDLHVPYVQHKDPWQLVKKYKNEVKGLIIYDPQVPDSINVATTLAGLKDAVVAGPELAAKLQAAPYKLKVLEDLRGKFKDRLDAYTWQYEHLWNQTTHRMLVGLSPDTSIKIPSGLPESFETIAQETEQIRDASNKASYDLDLTRFLGKDSVYLRFDDAFTQDGWGSAVHEITVKADGKIIAQFVPGTPEEEAFLYDRQGSQISAGDGGHRFADGGNYFVYRFTPPAGTQELTASVVMWNQYKVSAGNVQPLSSEQKEPYGYLRDYAVANKAMVFWLEVNDPKQKALFEKILSSVKPGTPYLGWFSNDTAGEFNSVEVTSNYGVYVLAADWFSNMTVFSGTQVQPTRPQTSVTHELDNKIYVTYTFSEGDNFQYNQHRMRILWDDPARGQVPINWTSSPLLVDAAPAILNYYQKTATANDFIMAGPSGAGYFYPSAWPQASFDDFLKQSYKYLQKSGMNLTYVLNRINGENVPLGSSYAKDYEQYYKAPGLFLSWEDRYGVDILNESLPVSTIQGISTVQDGLRILEQAKADWDGKSPLFVSLGLLAWSLTPTDVATMTKELGPEFEIVRGDQYFSLIREANGLPVKP, translated from the coding sequence GTGATCGATGAATCCGGCGATATGCGGCTGCTGCTGAGTACCTTGCAGGGCATCGTAAACCGTTCGGAACCTCGGATTTATTTGCTGGAGAACGAAGAAGAGGGCAAGACAACCTGGCTGAACGACCTCCACGTCCCTTATGTTCAGCACAAGGATCCATGGCAGCTTGTTAAGAAATACAAAAACGAAGTCAAAGGCCTGATTATTTATGATCCGCAGGTTCCGGATTCTATCAACGTGGCGACAACCCTGGCAGGACTGAAAGACGCCGTCGTCGCCGGACCTGAGCTGGCTGCCAAGCTGCAAGCCGCTCCCTATAAGCTGAAGGTGCTTGAAGATTTACGCGGCAAATTCAAGGACCGTCTGGACGCCTACACCTGGCAATACGAACATCTATGGAACCAAACCACTCATCGGATGCTGGTCGGCTTGAGCCCTGACACCTCCATCAAAATTCCGTCAGGACTGCCCGAATCGTTTGAGACGATCGCCCAGGAAACGGAACAAATCCGCGACGCCAGCAACAAAGCTTCTTATGATCTGGATTTGACCCGTTTCTTAGGCAAAGATTCCGTATACCTGCGTTTTGACGATGCCTTTACGCAGGATGGCTGGGGATCGGCCGTTCATGAGATTACCGTCAAAGCGGACGGCAAGATCATCGCTCAATTTGTTCCGGGCACACCGGAAGAAGAAGCCTTCCTGTACGACCGTCAAGGCTCGCAGATTTCCGCCGGGGATGGCGGACACCGTTTTGCCGATGGCGGGAATTACTTTGTGTACCGGTTCACTCCTCCGGCTGGAACTCAGGAGCTGACGGCTTCCGTTGTTATGTGGAACCAATATAAAGTATCCGCCGGCAACGTTCAGCCTCTTTCCTCCGAACAGAAGGAGCCTTACGGCTACCTGCGCGATTACGCGGTTGCCAACAAAGCGATGGTATTCTGGCTGGAAGTGAACGATCCAAAGCAGAAAGCTTTGTTTGAAAAAATCCTTTCCAGCGTTAAACCGGGCACACCTTATCTGGGCTGGTTCAGCAACGATACAGCCGGCGAATTCAATTCTGTCGAGGTGACCTCCAATTACGGCGTTTATGTGCTGGCCGCCGATTGGTTCTCCAACATGACCGTCTTCTCCGGCACCCAAGTACAGCCAACCCGTCCTCAAACGTCCGTCACCCATGAATTGGACAACAAAATCTATGTGACCTACACGTTCAGCGAAGGCGACAATTTCCAATACAATCAGCATCGCATGCGAATTCTCTGGGACGATCCAGCCCGCGGCCAGGTTCCGATCAACTGGACCTCCAGCCCGCTGCTGGTTGATGCGGCTCCAGCCATTCTCAACTATTACCAGAAGACGGCAACCGCGAATGACTTCATAATGGCCGGACCGTCCGGAGCAGGATATTTTTATCCGTCAGCCTGGCCTCAAGCGAGTTTTGATGATTTTCTGAAGCAATCCTACAAATATCTGCAGAAATCCGGCATGAATCTCACCTATGTGCTGAACCGGATCAACGGGGAGAACGTGCCGCTGGGCTCTTCCTACGCCAAGGACTATGAGCAGTATTATAAGGCGCCAGGACTGTTCCTGAGCTGGGAAGATCGCTATGGGGTGGATATTCTGAACGAATCCCTGCCGGTATCAACCATTCAAGGCATCAGCACCGTCCAGGACGGCCTCCGCATTCTGGAGCAAGCCAAAGCGGACTGGGATGGTAAATCTCCATTGTTCGTCTCGCTCGGCCTGCTGGCCTGGAGCCTGACCCCAACGGATGTCGCCACCATGACGAAAGAGCTGGGACCGGAATTCGAAATTGTAAGGGGCGATCAATATTTCTCGCTCATTCGTGAAGCGAACGGACTTCCCGTCAAGCCTTAA
- a CDS encoding GntR family transcriptional regulator, whose protein sequence is MRNERKPLYMQIQQYFKDLILSGKLKEDDKIPSEKELMDQFDVSRITVANALTQLAKDGWIYRIPGKGSFVSEGIGELLPRQNQQEAGARAHPEGGGAGFSQPEGTFAANGEHMPLGAETYPYTGETSKTIGLVMPQLVDYFAIRLLQGINNIIENSPYTLQIVLTYNSIDREKAAIGDLIRKGAAGLIIFPSDAEMYNEEILSLKLQGFPFVLIDRYLPGVATNVARSDGLIGGQLAVDYLWELGHRDIAICSDSPLPTITVEDRINGYMEALKQKEAMINPALILTDFKVDYSGIDKEHPLYRFIKNQIATAYITLNGRLGLHIYSICKELGLKVPEDVSILTFDDPSPGLHEWIYFSHISQSEIEMGEAAANILLELFENNEPKDQGYTKVILQPKLIESQSTGPLRKQNEFRGRQAAPERNP, encoded by the coding sequence ATGCGAAATGAACGAAAACCGTTATATATGCAGATTCAGCAGTATTTTAAAGATTTGATCCTGAGCGGAAAGCTGAAGGAAGATGATAAAATTCCTTCGGAGAAGGAATTGATGGACCAGTTTGATGTCAGCCGGATCACCGTGGCGAATGCGCTGACGCAGCTGGCGAAGGACGGGTGGATTTACCGTATTCCGGGCAAAGGCAGCTTTGTCAGCGAAGGCATCGGCGAGCTGCTGCCTCGTCAAAATCAGCAAGAGGCAGGAGCGAGGGCTCATCCGGAAGGCGGCGGAGCGGGCTTTTCGCAGCCCGAGGGAACATTTGCCGCGAACGGAGAACACATGCCGCTTGGAGCCGAGACCTATCCTTATACGGGCGAGACCTCCAAAACGATCGGACTGGTTATGCCGCAGCTCGTGGATTATTTCGCCATTCGTTTGCTGCAGGGGATCAATAACATTATTGAAAACAGTCCGTATACCCTTCAGATCGTGTTGACTTACAATTCGATCGACCGGGAGAAAGCAGCGATTGGCGATCTGATTCGCAAAGGTGCCGCCGGATTGATCATTTTCCCCTCCGATGCGGAGATGTACAACGAGGAGATTTTGTCCCTGAAGCTGCAGGGATTCCCGTTTGTGCTGATCGACCGTTATCTGCCCGGCGTAGCCACTAACGTGGCGCGCAGCGACGGATTGATCGGCGGTCAGCTGGCCGTCGATTATTTATGGGAGCTTGGACACCGCGACATCGCCATCTGCTCCGATTCTCCGCTGCCGACCATTACGGTTGAGGACCGGATCAACGGTTATATGGAGGCCTTGAAGCAGAAAGAAGCCATGATTAATCCGGCTTTGATCTTAACCGATTTCAAAGTGGATTACAGCGGAATCGATAAAGAGCACCCTTTGTACCGCTTTATCAAAAATCAAATCGCTACCGCCTATATTACGCTAAACGGCCGGCTTGGCCTGCACATTTATTCCATATGCAAGGAGCTTGGCCTCAAGGTGCCGGAGGACGTCTCCATCCTGACGTTCGATGATCCGTCTCCGGGCTTGCACGAGTGGATTTATTTCTCGCATATTTCGCAGTCGGAAATTGAGATGGGAGAGGCGGCGGCCAACATTTTGCTGGAGCTGTTCGAGAACAACGAACCCAAAGATCAGGGCTATACCAAGGTAATCCTCCAGCCTAAGCTGATCGAAAGCCAATCGACGGGGCCGCTGCGAAAGCAGAACGAATTCCGCGGACGGCAAGCCGCGCCGGAAAGAAATCCTTAA
- a CDS encoding carbohydrate ABC transporter permease yields MEKTAEREGRPSFNRRRGRHKDALIAAVILVPMFLFWLVVSGFPTLFGFALGFFEWVGLADTPNFIWFDNFIDFFKNPVYTDALWRSIWLGGLVTFITLAAGFGASLLMNMPLFGKGFYRSIWYIPAVTATVATTQVFNIFLDSNNGVINNILKAMGKEPIVWQYSVGWGIFWIVVYSVWKGVGGAALIWLAGLQSVDVSLYEAAEIDGAGRFNKLRYVTLPGLKPIATYIVITSLIGAIQIYEQVLFITNGGPYGQTEVLVFRIYRDGFWDFNLGMAGASSLIMALIVIVATVLYYNWSTKSDKRTTIPIKPVKRKGKRGESHVRNAKGEL; encoded by the coding sequence ATGGAGAAAACGGCAGAACGGGAGGGAAGGCCCTCTTTCAACCGGCGTAGGGGCAGACATAAGGATGCCTTGATCGCAGCCGTAATTCTGGTTCCGATGTTTCTGTTTTGGCTGGTGGTTTCGGGTTTTCCGACCTTGTTTGGTTTTGCGCTCGGCTTTTTTGAGTGGGTAGGGCTGGCGGATACGCCCAACTTTATCTGGTTTGACAATTTTATCGACTTCTTCAAAAACCCGGTCTATACGGATGCCTTATGGAGGTCGATATGGCTTGGCGGCCTCGTCACGTTCATCACGCTGGCTGCGGGCTTCGGGGCGTCGCTGCTGATGAATATGCCGCTTTTCGGCAAAGGCTTCTATCGCTCGATTTGGTACATCCCCGCTGTTACGGCGACAGTGGCCACCACGCAGGTATTTAACATCTTTCTGGATTCAAATAACGGCGTGATCAACAACATTCTTAAAGCGATGGGCAAGGAACCGATCGTGTGGCAGTATTCCGTCGGCTGGGGCATTTTCTGGATCGTGGTCTATTCGGTCTGGAAAGGCGTGGGGGGAGCGGCGCTGATCTGGCTGGCGGGGTTGCAGTCCGTTGACGTCTCGCTTTATGAAGCGGCGGAAATCGACGGGGCCGGTCGTTTTAACAAACTGCGGTATGTCACCTTGCCAGGCTTGAAGCCGATTGCGACCTATATCGTGATCACCAGCCTGATCGGTGCGATTCAAATTTATGAACAGGTGCTGTTTATTACCAACGGCGGGCCGTACGGGCAAACGGAGGTGCTGGTCTTCCGGATTTACCGCGACGGGTTCTGGGATTTCAACCTCGGCATGGCCGGAGCTTCTTCTCTGATTATGGCTTTGATCGTCATAGTGGCCACCGTACTGTATTACAATTGGTCAACCAAATCCGACAAACGGACGACGATCCCGATCAAGCCGGTAAAACGCAAAGGAAAGAGGGGGGAGAGCCATGTCCGCAACGCGAAAGGAGAACTTTAA
- a CDS encoding carbohydrate ABC transporter permease gives MSATRKENFKNQFKPAYLIGHILLLGIGLILLYPLIFMVLAGFFTKTEFTSTVLSIFPIPKQPTLENFKELIIGTADSSVAMYFRNSVIRTVYNTLWAILTSFLAGYVFARLKFKGREAIFLILLATQMIPGTLAIIPTYLEFARFPFAGGNNPFTGGTGILNSWWVYLIGGPSINIMGTFLVKQSLEKVPLEIDEAAVMDGAGTFRLIFQILFPLQLPIMAFIAITTALGTWNDFITPFFYTTSDNLQTLPAAITRISSVGASPGAVIDYPMIITLSMGITIPALLIFAFFQKYIVQGLANTGIKG, from the coding sequence ATGTCCGCAACGCGAAAGGAGAACTTTAAAAATCAGTTCAAACCCGCTTATCTCATCGGACATATCCTGCTGCTTGGCATCGGCCTTATTTTACTCTATCCATTGATCTTCATGGTGCTTGCCGGGTTCTTTACGAAAACGGAGTTTACATCCACTGTACTTAGCATATTTCCGATTCCCAAGCAACCGACTCTGGAAAACTTCAAAGAGCTCATTATAGGCACGGCGGATTCTTCGGTGGCCATGTATTTCAGAAATTCTGTCATCCGGACCGTTTATAACACGTTGTGGGCTATATTGACTTCGTTCCTGGCCGGTTACGTTTTTGCCCGCTTGAAATTCAAAGGGCGGGAAGCGATCTTCCTGATTCTGCTGGCGACACAAATGATTCCGGGCACGCTGGCCATTATCCCGACTTATCTGGAGTTCGCCAGATTTCCGTTTGCCGGGGGGAATAACCCGTTTACCGGAGGAACAGGGATACTCAACTCTTGGTGGGTTTATTTGATTGGCGGCCCCAGCATCAATATTATGGGCACCTTCCTGGTGAAGCAGTCGCTGGAGAAAGTGCCGCTGGAGATCGACGAAGCGGCGGTTATGGACGGGGCCGGCACTTTCCGGCTGATCTTTCAAATTTTGTTCCCGCTACAGCTCCCGATTATGGCTTTTATCGCGATCACGACGGCGCTGGGAACCTGGAATGACTTCATTACCCCTTTCTTTTATACAACCAGCGATAACTTGCAAACGCTTCCAGCAGCCATTACGCGGATTTCATCCGTTGGGGCCAGCCCGGGTGCTGTAATCGATTATCCGATGATCATCACCTTAAGCATGGGGATCACGATTCCGGCCCTGCTTATCTTCGCCTTTTTCCAAAAGTACATCGTCCAAGGCTTGGCCAATACCGGTATCAAAGGATAA
- a CDS encoding extracellular solute-binding protein: MLKKKMSFIILSLMLTAGLTACGGGGGGGGNAQSSDQPADSQSADSSGKDTSSPGGTTITVLNEGAVAVGVGALSDLLEKKKQSLIADEAQNPRVVAEDFSYTPGSPLKAAVFPYFYQSIMLKKMQEQNVTVKMEDWGWGEQLIQKETAGFLAKNIPDIIVGETQMPGFAQQGLLEPFPDDMAQEIRDNVAPAAWKPMEYDGKIYGFASQPGVSSLFWNKKLVKEAGLDPDKAPTTWDELLADVQKVTEAGKGKFYGGGVYAGPNAGGYLRYGTLVVINGGGFADDQGQPTFNSDANVETVKFMKQLNAAHPAGLMANTNEGTYFDAFKKGQIAYLIDGPWRAVESSQIGIDYGMAQIPLSPNGKPGNITIGAAFHSVPKDAKNKEAAFAYIRAMYSEDIQQLIADTGVRSPVLKSVAEKDEYKTAHPEMYQHYLAMSGNVQGLPTFAKEDSKVWQLFGDAVTKSLMTNGDIKSILDDAQKRAEAITK, encoded by the coding sequence ATGTTAAAGAAAAAAATGTCCTTCATTATTCTTTCGTTAATGCTCACTGCCGGTTTGACCGCTTGCGGAGGCGGAGGGGGCGGAGGCGGCAATGCCCAAAGCAGTGACCAGCCTGCGGACAGCCAGAGCGCGGACAGCTCCGGGAAGGACACTTCCTCGCCAGGAGGCACAACGATCACCGTGCTGAACGAAGGTGCGGTCGCCGTCGGCGTGGGTGCGCTCAGCGATTTGCTGGAGAAGAAAAAGCAGTCGCTCATCGCCGATGAAGCGCAGAATCCGCGAGTTGTCGCGGAGGATTTCAGCTATACGCCCGGAAGCCCGCTCAAGGCAGCCGTCTTCCCGTATTTCTACCAATCGATCATGCTCAAGAAAATGCAGGAGCAGAACGTCACGGTGAAAATGGAGGATTGGGGCTGGGGCGAACAGCTCATTCAGAAAGAAACGGCCGGTTTCCTGGCCAAAAACATACCGGATATTATCGTCGGGGAAACCCAAATGCCGGGTTTTGCCCAGCAGGGCCTGCTTGAACCGTTCCCGGACGATATGGCGCAGGAAATCCGCGACAACGTGGCTCCGGCGGCCTGGAAGCCGATGGAGTACGATGGAAAGATTTACGGCTTTGCTTCCCAGCCGGGCGTAAGCAGCCTGTTCTGGAACAAAAAGCTGGTGAAGGAAGCAGGGCTTGACCCGGACAAAGCGCCGACCACCTGGGATGAACTGCTTGCGGACGTGCAGAAAGTGACGGAGGCCGGCAAGGGCAAGTTTTACGGCGGGGGCGTATATGCCGGACCAAACGCAGGCGGCTATTTGCGGTACGGAACACTTGTAGTCATCAATGGCGGCGGATTTGCGGATGATCAAGGCCAACCGACCTTTAACTCCGATGCCAATGTAGAAACTGTAAAATTCATGAAGCAGCTGAACGCGGCCCATCCGGCAGGCCTCATGGCCAACACCAATGAAGGAACGTATTTCGATGCCTTCAAAAAAGGACAAATTGCTTATTTGATCGACGGACCTTGGCGCGCGGTTGAAAGCTCGCAAATCGGCATCGATTACGGCATGGCTCAAATTCCGCTTTCACCTAACGGCAAGCCGGGCAACATTACGATCGGCGCGGCCTTCCATTCGGTGCCGAAGGATGCCAAAAACAAAGAAGCCGCTTTTGCTTATATCCGCGCGATGTACAGCGAGGATATCCAGCAGCTGATCGCCGATACGGGCGTCCGTTCGCCGGTGCTCAAATCCGTTGCCGAGAAGGATGAATACAAGACGGCCCACCCTGAAATGTACCAGCACTATTTGGCCATGTCCGGCAATGTGCAGGGACTGCCGACATTTGCCAAGGAAGACTCCAAAGTCTGGCAGTTGTTCGGTGACGCGGTAACCAAATCGCTGATGACGAACGGCGATATCAAGTCGATTCTGGATGATGCGCAGAAGAGAGCGGAGGCCATAACGAAGTAA
- a CDS encoding alpha-mannosidase, translating to MPYETNPIMTQKAKGRLSKLRDYIYEPIASLTVNAWVTKEPVTYDQRMSGRPLELKPGDRWGELWDCAWFHFRGQVPGSANGRKVVLLIDINGELCLVDEAGTPRQGLTNVSSEFDYSLGMPGKRVVDISAAAQGGEVIDLWGDGGCNDLFGRFRSGTLKEACIAICHEEARLLYYDLEVLIELAEQLPDSSARKARVLQNVYEAANLLAEITEDTVQLARAKLAPELAKQGGDPVLTVSAIGHAHIDLAWLWPIRETIRKGARTFSTALRNMEKYPDYMFGASQPQLYAWMKEHYPQLYAEVQERVKEGRWEVQGAMWVEPDTNISGGEALVRQILYGKRFFKQEFGKEIKVLWLPDVFGYTGSLPQLLKKSGVDYMMTQKLSWSVYNTHPHHSFLWEGIDGTKVLTHLPPEDTYNGPAAPRSLAKIEQSYLDRGVSEHALMLFGIGDGGGGPGEEHLERLARERNLLGLLPVVQEPAVTFFHRLERETSRFQTYRGELYLEKHQGTLTTQARNKWYNRKLEKALRELEFTASLLWSVGGEEDVYPAERLEAVWKEMLLYQFHDILPGSSITRVYDESLERYGKLLAEVQTMIAGIYGRLAGLSGGAAGTPVLFNSLPWERREWVQYGSSWHFVQVPGMGWRSLAEAETDQPGALLIAEDFRLENERLSVRFAEDGSIVSMYDKAAGRETLQPGAKANVFTLYHDDGDAWDFPRDYREMFAGTMKLKRVQGFVAGPRAVIEQEYRFGESTLKQIISLEQDGQLLRFDTEADWREAGKMLRVAFPVQVAADQVNCEIQFGVLKRPTTRNNAIEFARDEICAHHYIDLSQPDYGVALLNDSKYGHSAENGVLDLNLLRSPSYPDPKADQAEHKFTYALYPHSGDFIQAGVYRKGYELNIPLTIAEAQEPSEHGAELIQPFSLVRLDHPNIMLEAVKKAEDSNHLILRLYETAGAGAETNLSIGLNCRTIEEADLLENPVGLLAEQTNEIKLSFTPFEIKTIRVAFA from the coding sequence ATGCCTTATGAAACAAATCCGATCATGACCCAGAAAGCGAAGGGACGGCTGTCCAAGCTTCGAGATTACATTTATGAGCCGATAGCCTCTTTGACTGTCAACGCTTGGGTAACGAAAGAACCGGTGACCTATGACCAGCGAATGTCAGGCAGACCGCTTGAACTTAAGCCCGGCGACAGGTGGGGAGAGCTTTGGGACTGCGCCTGGTTTCATTTCCGGGGACAGGTGCCAGGTTCGGCCAATGGCCGTAAAGTAGTGCTGCTTATCGACATCAACGGGGAATTATGCCTGGTGGACGAAGCCGGAACCCCGCGCCAAGGTTTAACCAATGTGAGCTCCGAATTCGATTACAGCTTGGGAATGCCCGGCAAACGTGTTGTGGATATCAGCGCTGCGGCTCAAGGCGGGGAAGTCATCGATTTGTGGGGAGACGGCGGCTGCAACGATTTGTTTGGCCGCTTCCGCAGCGGAACGCTTAAAGAAGCGTGTATAGCCATATGCCACGAAGAAGCACGCCTTTTGTATTACGACCTGGAGGTGCTGATCGAGCTGGCCGAGCAGCTGCCGGATTCGAGCGCCAGAAAGGCGCGGGTGCTGCAAAACGTATATGAGGCGGCGAATCTGCTCGCCGAGATTACCGAAGATACCGTACAGCTGGCCAGAGCCAAGCTGGCGCCGGAACTTGCGAAGCAGGGCGGCGATCCCGTCTTAACCGTCAGCGCAATCGGGCATGCGCATATCGATCTTGCCTGGCTGTGGCCGATCCGCGAAACGATCCGCAAGGGTGCCAGAACCTTCTCCACCGCGCTGCGCAATATGGAGAAATACCCGGATTACATGTTTGGCGCCAGCCAGCCGCAGCTGTATGCGTGGATGAAGGAGCATTACCCGCAGCTATATGCAGAGGTGCAGGAACGTGTCAAGGAAGGGCGCTGGGAGGTGCAGGGCGCCATGTGGGTAGAGCCGGATACCAATATATCCGGCGGTGAAGCGCTTGTGCGGCAAATCCTGTACGGGAAACGTTTTTTTAAGCAGGAGTTCGGCAAGGAAATCAAGGTATTGTGGCTGCCTGATGTATTCGGCTATACGGGAAGCCTGCCGCAGCTGCTCAAGAAATCCGGAGTGGACTATATGATGACCCAAAAGCTGTCGTGGAGCGTCTATAATACCCATCCGCATCACAGCTTCCTATGGGAAGGCATCGATGGCACGAAGGTGTTGACTCATCTGCCGCCGGAGGACACTTACAACGGTCCTGCGGCTCCGCGGTCGCTTGCCAAAATTGAGCAAAGCTACCTCGATCGCGGTGTTTCGGAGCATGCGCTCATGCTGTTCGGCATCGGCGACGGCGGCGGCGGTCCGGGAGAAGAACATTTGGAACGGCTGGCCCGGGAGCGGAATTTGCTGGGGCTGCTGCCGGTGGTGCAGGAGCCTGCGGTCACTTTCTTTCATCGGCTGGAGCGGGAAACTTCCCGCTTCCAGACCTACCGCGGGGAGCTGTATCTGGAGAAACATCAAGGGACGCTGACTACGCAAGCCCGCAACAAATGGTACAACCGCAAGCTGGAGAAAGCATTGCGGGAGCTGGAGTTCACGGCTTCATTGCTTTGGTCTGTGGGCGGCGAGGAAGACGTTTATCCGGCCGAACGGCTTGAGGCGGTCTGGAAGGAAATGCTATTGTACCAATTCCACGATATTTTGCCCGGCTCCTCGATCACAAGAGTGTACGACGAGTCGCTGGAGCGTTACGGCAAGCTGCTGGCAGAAGTGCAAACGATGATCGCCGGTATTTACGGGCGGCTGGCCGGTTTGTCCGGCGGGGCGGCCGGAACGCCTGTCCTGTTCAACTCCTTGCCGTGGGAGCGGAGGGAGTGGGTGCAATACGGCAGCAGCTGGCATTTCGTGCAAGTACCGGGCATGGGCTGGCGTTCGCTTGCAGAAGCTGAAACGGATCAGCCGGGGGCCCTGCTCATCGCGGAGGATTTCAGGCTGGAGAACGAGCGGCTATCGGTCCGTTTTGCGGAAGACGGCAGCATCGTATCGATGTACGATAAGGCGGCTGGACGGGAAACGCTGCAGCCGGGAGCGAAGGCCAACGTATTTACGCTTTACCATGATGACGGGGATGCCTGGGATTTCCCGCGCGATTACCGCGAGATGTTTGCCGGCACGATGAAGCTTAAGCGGGTGCAGGGTTTCGTGGCTGGACCTCGCGCTGTAATCGAGCAGGAGTACCGGTTCGGGGAGTCGACCCTGAAGCAGATTATTAGTTTGGAGCAAGATGGGCAGCTGCTGCGGTTCGATACCGAAGCGGACTGGCGCGAAGCGGGCAAAATGCTGCGGGTCGCTTTTCCCGTGCAGGTGGCGGCCGATCAAGTGAACTGCGAAATTCAGTTCGGGGTGCTCAAGCGGCCAACGACCCGCAACAATGCGATCGAGTTTGCACGCGATGAAATATGTGCCCATCATTACATCGACTTGTCGCAGCCGGATTACGGCGTAGCGCTGCTAAACGACAGCAAATACGGACACAGCGCGGAGAACGGTGTGCTGGACCTGAATCTGCTGCGCAGTCCGTCTTACCCCGATCCGAAAGCGGATCAGGCCGAACACAAATTTACTTATGCCTTATATCCTCATTCTGGCGATTTCATTCAGGCAGGCGTTTACCGCAAAGGGTACGAGCTGAACATTCCGCTCACTATAGCTGAAGCACAGGAACCAAGCGAGCACGGAGCGGAACTTATTCAGCCGTTTAGCCTGGTGCGGCTTGATCATCCAAACATCATGCTGGAGGCCGTCAAAAAAGCCGAGGACAGCAATCATTTGATTCTGCGGCTGTATGAGACGGCAGGTGCCGGAGCCGAAACCAATCTATCTATCGGCCTGAATTGCCGGACGATAGAGGAAGCCGATTTGCTGGAGAATCCGGTAGGACTGCTGGCGGAACAGACGAATGAAATAAAATTGTCCTTTACGCCGTTTGAAATTAAGACAATTCGTGTGGCATTTGCCTAA